The Thermoanaerobacter uzonensis DSM 18761 genome includes the window ATTTACAAGTAAAATAAAGTCCGAAAGGAAGAAATTTCTTCTTTTCGGACTTTATTTTAATCTTCTTTTTGTGATAAAGGATTTTTATTTACAGCTTCTTTTAATTGCGAATCATCCACATGGGTATAAATTTGCGTCGTAGACACGTTAGAATGCCCTAGGAGCTTTTGTAAAGTCCTTATATCTACATTACCATATCTGTACATCAAAGTCGCGGCTGTATGGCGCAATTTATGGGCAGAATATTTTTTTCCTTCTAAATTAGCATTTTTTAAATGTTTTTTTACGGTATATTGCACAGTTTTAACACTTATGCGTTTAAGCCTTTTGCTCAAAAACAAAGCCTTTTTATCTTTGACTCCTTCTTTTGGCCTTACTTCTAAATATGTATTTATTGCATTAATACAGGCATCATTTAAATAAACTGTTCTTTGTTTATTTCCTTTTCCTATAACAGTTAGTTTATCATCTTTTATGTCGTCTAGATTTATAGTCACCAGTTCAGAAACTCTGAGCCCACAGTTTAAAAACAAAGTGATAATAGCGTAATCTCTTTCTTTAAAGGGCCCATCTATAGAATTTAAAAGCTTCTTGCTCTCATCAAGGGTGAGGTAAATAGGCTGTCTTACAGAAAGTTTTGGCGACTCTAATTCTTGAGTAGGATTTTTGCTTAGCACTTTAGCTTTTTTGTAAAGATAATTATAAAAAGACCTTAAACTTGCTACTTTTCGAGCACGAGCAGGGGGAGTATTAGACCTTTCGTTAGTTACAAAGTTAAGGTAGGCGTATAAGTCGTTTAAATCAACAGATTCTATCAAATCAACATCTACATCAGAAATATCTATTTCATCAAATTCTACATTGGGACTAGTTTTTCCGCGCCTTTGCTTTAAAAAGCGCAAAAACAAAACTAAATCATAAGCATAAGCTTTTACAGTATTATAAGAACGGGCTTTTACAGTTGAGAAGTAGTTTAAAAATTCTTCAAGAAGAGGGGGATATTTAATAGAACCATTATTAGAAGTATTTTCATCATTAGACATTTTCAAAACTCCTTTCTATTTTTTATAATTCTAATTATACGAAATAACTATTTCGTATAATTACTTATATATTATAATACCATAAATATAATACTTAAATCAAGCTACTTTAGAGACTGGCGCTCAAAATTATTAAAAAGCTCAAGGAATCTTAGTTTAGCAAGATTCCTTGAGCTTAAAACTCTTATAACTTTTTAGTGTTTCTTTTTATTTGCTCTGTAGCCAGTCTATCACATAAATTGTTGTATTCACTATCTGCATGACCTTTTACTTTAATCCAATTGATTTGATGTCTTTTTGAAACCTCTAAAAGCTCTTTCCATAACTCTTGATTTTCTACTGGAGTTTTATCTGATTTTAGCCAATTGTTTTTCTGCCACTTTTCAAGCCAGCCTTCTTTAAAGGCATTTATTACATAACTACTGTCACTATATAAATTAACTTTACAAGGCCTTTTTAAGGCTTTCAAAGCTTCTATTACTGCTTTTAATTCCATTCTATTGTTTGTAGTATTTTCTTCAAATCCTGATATTTCTTTTTTTGTTCCTTTGTACAGTAAAACTGCTGCCCAGCCACCTGGACCAGGATTACCACTACAAGCTCCATCTGTGTATATTTCAACAGCATCGATATTATTTGACATTTCTACTTCAATCCTTTTGTTTTTTGATATGCTGCAGCCACTGCTTCAATTACCGCACTTCTCATTGCATTTTTTTCCAAAATCCTTATACCTTCAATAGTTGTACCACCTGGAGATGTTACCATGTCTTTTAATTGGCCAGGATGAAAACCTGTTTTTAATACCATGTTACCTGCACCAGCTACAGCCTTTGAGGCTAATTTATACGCAACATCTCTTGGTAATCCCAATAGTACACCACCATCTGCCAATGCTTCAATAAACATGTACACAAATGCTGGACTACAACTAGAGACAGCCATTGCAGCATCAATCAACTTTTCTTCTACTTCTACAATTTCCCCACAGGTTTTAAAAATCTTCTCCACAATTTCTTTATCCTCTTGTTGTATCTCTTGCGAGTAACTTATAGCAGTAACACCTTCTCCTATTAAAGCAGGAGTATTAGGTATTGTTCTTATTATTTTTCCTGTTTTTAAAATATCTTTGACATGACTTATAGTTATACCCGGAGCTATAGTAATTATTATTTTTTTATCAGTTACTTTTACTTTTATTTCTTCTAATACAGCATCGTAAATATTAGGTTTTACTGCTAAAATGATAATATCTGACTTTTCAGTTAAGTCAATATTGTCTTTTGCAACAATAACACCAAATTCTTTTTCTAATCCCGCTGTTTTTTCTTTCACTGGATCATAAAGAATTAAATCTTCAGCGTCTATAAAATCTGCCTTTAATATGCCCTTTATAAGAGCAAGTCCCATATTGCCGACTCCTATAAAACCAATCTTCATCTTGAAAAACTCCCCTACTTTGTTATTTCAAAAAAACAGTATTAGTTACCCTAATACTGTTTTTTTGTTTTTACTCTTCTTTCTTCTCATCCTTATCAGAACCAGAGAAGATTACAGGCTTTTGGGGTGTAATTGTCGAAATTGCATGCTTATAGATAAGAAGTTGTTGTTTATTCTCTGACTCCAACACCACTGTAAAATTATCAAATCCTTTCACCAAACCCTTTAATTGGAATCCGTTGATTAAGTAAATAGTTACTGGTACATGCTCTTTTCTCACTTGATTTAAAAAGATATCCTGTAAATTAATAGCTGCTTTTGAACTTGCCATCTTTATCCCCCTTCTTTAATATGTATCATTAGTTATATTCTATCAAAAATTTAATTTTCCTGCTAAATATTTAATAATATTTTTCTTGAGTTCTTCATAATTTTCATAGTCATCTACAAAAAACCATTTGATAAAGTCATAACCCTTAAACCATGTGATCTGTCTTTTTGCATACCTCCTTGTCCCTTTTTTAATCTTTTCAACAGCTTCTTCTAAAGAAATCTCTCCTTTTAAATACTCGACAATTTCTTTATATCCTAAAGCCTGCATAGCAGTACTGTCTTTATTATACCCGATTTTTAGCAAGTTTACCACTTCTTCAACCAAATTATTTTTTATCATTTCATCTACTCTTTGATTAATTCTATCGTATAAAATTTGTCTGTCTCTGAAATTAAGCCCTATCATTATAGGCTGATACTCTAGATTTAAACGCATACCACTCATTTTTTGATAGTAAGAAATAGGTTTGCCTGTAAATTCATAAACTTCTAAAGCTCTGATGATTCTTCTAATATCATTTGAATGTATTTTTTTTGCTGCCTCTGGGTCCACACTTTTTAACTTCTCATAAAGATATTGACTGCCATAAGTATTTGCTAATTCTTTCATTTTCTCTCTAAATTCTTTGCTTCCTTCAAAATCAGAAAAGTGCATGATGTAAATTATTGAATTGATATATAAACCAGTTCCCCCTACAATTATAGGAAGTTTCCCTCTTTTGTAAATATCCTTTATAATCTCTTTCGCTCTTTTTTCATATTCTGCTACACTAAACTCTTGATTTGGATCTACAATATCTATCAAATAATGAGGGATGCCTTGCATTTCTTCCTTTGTAATTTTTGCTGTACCAACATTCATGTACTTATAAACTTGCATAGAGTCAGCAGAAATGATTTCTCCATTAAATTCTTTTGCCACGTCTACTGCTAATTTAGACTTGCCAGAGGCTGTGGGCCCAACAATAAGTACAATTTGTATAGCCATCCCATCACCCTTATATTACATAATTCTTTTAAACATCTTTTCTAACTGAGTTTTTGTTATAGCGATTATAACAGGTCTTCCGTGAGGACAAGTATAAGGATTTTCTGTAATTTTTAATTCATCAAAAAGTTTATGAATTTCTTTTTCAGATAAATTATCCATAGCTTTTACTGCAGCTTTACAAGCCATCATTATAATATTTTCTTCTTTTAAGGATATTTTATTTATAAGTTCCTTATCTTTAAGTTTTTCCACTATATCTATAAA containing:
- a CDS encoding tyrosine recombinase XerC; this translates as MSNDENTSNNGSIKYPPLLEEFLNYFSTVKARSYNTVKAYAYDLVLFLRFLKQRRGKTSPNVEFDEIDISDVDVDLIESVDLNDLYAYLNFVTNERSNTPPARARKVASLRSFYNYLYKKAKVLSKNPTQELESPKLSVRQPIYLTLDESKKLLNSIDGPFKERDYAIITLFLNCGLRVSELVTINLDDIKDDKLTVIGKGNKQRTVYLNDACINAINTYLEVRPKEGVKDKKALFLSKRLKRISVKTVQYTVKKHLKNANLEGKKYSAHKLRHTAATLMYRYGNVDIRTLQKLLGHSNVSTTQIYTHVDDSQLKEAVNKNPLSQKED
- the rnhA gene encoding ribonuclease HI, with translation MSNNIDAVEIYTDGACSGNPGPGGWAAVLLYKGTKKEISGFEENTTNNRMELKAVIEALKALKRPCKVNLYSDSSYVINAFKEGWLEKWQKNNWLKSDKTPVENQELWKELLEVSKRHQINWIKVKGHADSEYNNLCDRLATEQIKRNTKKL
- the proC gene encoding pyrroline-5-carboxylate reductase is translated as MKIGFIGVGNMGLALIKGILKADFIDAEDLILYDPVKEKTAGLEKEFGVIVAKDNIDLTEKSDIIILAVKPNIYDAVLEEIKVKVTDKKIIITIAPGITISHVKDILKTGKIIRTIPNTPALIGEGVTAISYSQEIQQEDKEIVEKIFKTCGEIVEVEEKLIDAAMAVSSCSPAFVYMFIEALADGGVLLGLPRDVAYKLASKAVAGAGNMVLKTGFHPGQLKDMVTSPGGTTIEGIRILEKNAMRSAVIEAVAAAYQKTKGLK
- the hfq gene encoding RNA chaperone Hfq; amino-acid sequence: MASSKAAINLQDIFLNQVRKEHVPVTIYLINGFQLKGLVKGFDNFTVVLESENKQQLLIYKHAISTITPQKPVIFSGSDKDEKKEE
- the miaA gene encoding tRNA (adenosine(37)-N6)-dimethylallyltransferase MiaA codes for the protein MAIQIVLIVGPTASGKSKLAVDVAKEFNGEIISADSMQVYKYMNVGTAKITKEEMQGIPHYLIDIVDPNQEFSVAEYEKRAKEIIKDIYKRGKLPIIVGGTGLYINSIIYIMHFSDFEGSKEFREKMKELANTYGSQYLYEKLKSVDPEAAKKIHSNDIRRIIRALEVYEFTGKPISYYQKMSGMRLNLEYQPIMIGLNFRDRQILYDRINQRVDEMIKNNLVEEVVNLLKIGYNKDSTAMQALGYKEIVEYLKGEISLEEAVEKIKKGTRRYAKRQITWFKGYDFIKWFFVDDYENYEELKKNIIKYLAGKLNF